A single window of Nicotiana sylvestris chromosome 3, ASM39365v2, whole genome shotgun sequence DNA harbors:
- the LOC104246682 gene encoding protein MAIN-LIKE 1-like, translated as MALIEQWRPETHIFHFPIGEATITLQDVEVLYGLPVNGHPVALPPGLREYTGDYYLDMLQRLTGFRPADERALSGATCLQLTFIQQHLEAMHDDMTHDTPDLYIDRYTRLLLLLMFGEVLFLNTSENLISLRFIHHLERLDGLH; from the coding sequence ATGGCCCTGATAGAGCaatggcgaccggagacgcacataTTCCATTTTCCTATTGGCGAGGCCACTATCACGCTTCAGGACGTGGAGGTCCTGTATGGGCTGCCTGTTAATGGACACCCTGTTGCTTTGCCACCTGGCCTGAGAGAGTATACGGGAGATTATTACCTGGACATGTTGCAGCGGCTCACCGGTTTCCGGCCAGCGGATGAGCGTGCATTGAGTGGGGCTACTTGTCTGCAATTGACGTTTATCCAGCAACATCTGGAGGCGATGCATGATGACATGACGCATGATACACCGGATCTATATATTGACCGGTACACGAGGTTGTTGCTGCTCCTTATGTTTGGAGAGGTTTTGTTCCTAAACACTTCGGAGAACCTAATCAGCTTGAGATTTATTCATCATCTTGAGCGGCTAGATGGTTTACATTAA